CTCATCGCTTCCAAAAGCCGTGCGGCCCGTTCATGGCGGTCCTGACTGGTTGCGCCCGTCTGCAGGGTTAAGCGGGATCCGGCCTGTTGCTCCGCGATTTTCCGTTCTTGGAGGGCCAGATACTCTTCTTTCTCCTGTAAAGCAACCAACTGTTCAATCAGCGACTGGCGCTCCGCCTCCAGTTTTTCCGCCTCACTGGCCAGCGCCTCCTCTTTGGCCGCCAACGCTTCTTTCCGCTCCTGTAAAAGCCCCATATCCTCCAAGCCCAGTTGGTAAGCCTCGTATACTTCCTCCCAACCGGGAATCATCGATAACCTCATTAAAACCCCAGGTTTTAAATCAACGTAATCATACTGGTCGAGAATATATAAAAAGCCGAAAACCGAACCAAAAAACAGGAAAGCGGTTAAAATCCCGGCGATATAACGAAACATCTCTTTCACCTCTAATTACGATAAATCTGGGAAATGGCGATTTCATCCAGGGTTTTCTGTTCTTGGCGAAGTCTTTCTTCCACTTCTTTCTGGGCCATTTTTTCCTTCAGTTTTTCCATTATCTTCGTTTCTTTCCGTGCCTGTACCAAACTTAAACGGGCCTTCTCAACCTCTTCCGCTTGGCGTGCCCGCCGTGCGGTCGTTTCCTTCTGTTTCCGGCGTAAATACGCCAGGTATCGACTGCCGGAGAGCAGGTGTTCCAGGCTGAGCACCCCGACCGAGAGCTGTTCCGTCTCCGCTTCCCGTTGTTTTTTGAGCGCCTGAAGCCGGTTTAACTCTTCATCGATCCGCCAAAGTTTCTCTTGTTCTTCCTTAAAGCGGGTACGGCATTGGTCTTCATGGTGCTTTCGCAGGTTCAAAATCGGTTGAAATTTAAATGACACCTTCTCCTGCCTCCGCCACCAAATTTTGTAATAACTCAACAGTCTGTTCCAAGGAAACCTTCTCCTCGATCTCCTGCCGTAAAAACTTTTGGATGGCCGGGTACATCTTTATCGCCAAGTCAACCCGGGGATTGCTTCCCTTTGCGTAGGCCCCGATGTTGATCAAATCTTCATTTGCTCGATAGACGGCCAAAAGTTCCCGGACCGTCGCCGCCGCTTTACGGTGTTCACTGTTAGCCAGGTCAATCATTAAACGGCTTACACTGGCCAGAACATCAATGGCCGGGTAATGGTTTTCATGGGCCAAAGCCCGTGACAGAACAATGTGTCCGTCCAAGGTCCCCCGGACGGTATCGGCGACCGGCTCATTCATGTCGTCGCCTTCCACCAGGACCGTATAAAGGGCGGTAATACTCCCCCGCTCCGCGGTGCCGGTCCGCTCCAAAAGCTTCGGGATCAGGGTAAACACCGAAGGGGTATAACCCCGGGTTGCCGGTGGTTCGCCGATGGCCAGGCCCACTTCACGCTGGGCTAAAGCGAAACGGGTC
The window above is part of the Capillibacterium thermochitinicola genome. Proteins encoded here:
- a CDS encoding MotE family protein; protein product: MFRYIAGILTAFLFFGSVFGFLYILDQYDYVDLKPGVLMRLSMIPGWEEVYEAYQLGLEDMGLLQERKEALAAKEEALASEAEKLEAERQSLIEQLVALQEKEEYLALQERKIAEQQAGSRLTLQTGATSQDRHERAARLLEAMSPEVAGENLLKMPFEMGVAVLSLIEPRKASRILEKLPPEQSAKYMAAISGR
- the fliJ gene encoding flagellar export protein FliJ, which encodes MSFKFQPILNLRKHHEDQCRTRFKEEQEKLWRIDEELNRLQALKKQREAETEQLSVGVLSLEHLLSGSRYLAYLRRKQKETTARRARQAEEVEKARLSLVQARKETKIMEKLKEKMAQKEVEERLRQEQKTLDEIAISQIYRN